In Paramormyrops kingsleyae isolate MSU_618 chromosome 5, PKINGS_0.4, whole genome shotgun sequence, one DNA window encodes the following:
- the mapta gene encoding uncharacterized protein mapta isoform X8 has product MDQQQDFMNSDPSNAALHYNSGVTMAAAVADMTIKDAHQGGKDVKENGVSAVKVESQEPSEEEAAEEAVSQLAEPESAPSGEEVQLGEEGAGNAAIAAPAVVADQEEFPGMSLNLAGTAPIGSCTSVKDGSDSEQARASLTSPGDLKHVGMNGSVPFSPREFSSDAYRRQSEDSDRISQSPGQVQSELGVSLIRSVVVADLSSLGVGCMDDKDGHPAANLSPFLEGKNRVLSFDYTEPQRPTGQDGLSGELSGPDESPSGSRSPEPRLADPWSPTSPTVVPKGASQASLSPERQPDSPVASEAQKDPGDTESFSELANVAPSKADEYLDTSDEDLKAAVKATDESAGGDNVLSYQEQGSIFPPEKTQQKPLSKIAAPPVSNTKSQKPPQKDASIDRKSNVPVPQTKAKTKADAEKNAAGSEKKVADGNAGAKPQAAGTKIPGKTPTQTVDSPKTPERSGSSTPKSPSSRAHTPGANKEVKKVAVVRTPPKSPGSMKNRSPASAVPMPDLKNVRSKIGSTDNLKHQPGGGRVQILDKKADYSSVQSKCGSKVNLKHVPGGGNVQIPNKKMDFSTIQSKCGSKDNMKHVPGGGNIQIVHKKMDLSNVQAKCGSKDNIRHKPGGGNIEIKTEKLEFKGQSKIGSLENIGHVAGGGQRKIESHKLTFREEAKARTDHGADIVYKSPTASMDGSPRRLSNVSSSGSINMADSPQLSTLADQVSASLAKQGL; this is encoded by the exons ATGGATCAGCAGCAGGACTTCATGAACTCCGACCCCAGCAACGCAGCCCTGCACTACAACTCTGGGGTTACCATGGCCGCTGCCGTGGCTGACATGACCATTAAAGATGCCCACCAGGGGGGCAAGGACGTCAAGGAGAATGGGGTTTCTGCAGTGAAAG TAGAGTCTCAGGAGCCCTCAGAAGAGGAGGCAGCAGAAGAAGCGGTGTCTCAGCTTGCTGAGCCCGAGAGTGCCCCCTCTGGTGAGGAGGTGCAACTGG GGGAGGAAGGAGCCGGAAATGCAGCCATCGCTGCTCCTGCTGTAGTGGCTGATCAAG AGGAGTTCCCAGGAATGAGCCTGAACCTCGCAGGAACCGCGCCGATTGGCAGCTGCACTTCCGTCAAGGATGGGAGTGACTCTGAGCAAGCCCGTGCCTCCCTTACAAGCCCTGGGGACCTGAAACATGTGGGAATGAATGGGTCTGTGCCATTTTCTCCAAGGGAATTCTCCTCAGATGCGTATAGGAGGCAGTCAGAAGACTCGGATAGAATTTCCCAGAGCCCTGGCCAGGTGCAAAGTGAGTTGGGGGTGTCGCTGATCCGCAGCGTTGTGGTAGCAGATCTCTCATCCTTGGGAGTGGGCTGCATGGACGACAAAGATGGACACCCTGCAGCTAACCTCTCTCCGTTCCTTGAAGGCAAGAATCGCGTACTGTCTTTCGATTACACCGAACCTCAGCGCCCAACCGGCCAGGATGGGCTCAGTGGAGAACTGAGCGGCCCTGATGAGTCGCCATCCGGAAGCAGAAGCCCGGAGCCACGCCTTGCCGACCCTTGGTCTCCCACCTCCCCTACTGTGGTACCAAAGGGGGCAAGTCAAGCATCTCTGAGTCCTGAGCGACAACCTGACAGTCCTGTGGCAAGCGAGGCCCAGAAAGACCCTGGAGACACAGAGAGCTTTTCGGAACTAGCAAATGTGGCTCCTTCAAAGGCAGATGAATACCTGGACACGTCGGACGAAGATCTCAAGGCAGCTGTGAAAGCCACAGATGAGTCTGCAGGCGGCGACAATGTCTTGTCATACCAGGAACAGGGATCTATATTCCCCCCTGAGAAGACCCAACAGAAACCTCTGTCCAAGATTGCTGCCCCTCCTGTTTCTAACACCAAATCTCAGAAACCCCCCCAAAAAGATGCTTCCATAGACAGAAAATCAAATGTTCCAGTCCCTCAAACCAAAG CTAAAACCAAGGCTGATGCTGAGAAAAATGCTGCCGGCAGTGAAAAGAAG GTGGCTGATGGGAATGCTGGAGCCAAACCTCAAGCTGCAGGGACCAAAATTCCTGGCAAGACCCCGACTCAGACTG tagatTCCCCCAAGACCCCAGAACGCAGTGGATCCAGCACCCCAAAATCACCCTCCAGCCGTGCCCACACCCCTGGAGCCAACAAGGAGGTGAAGAAGGTTGCTGTGGTTCGCACTCCTCCCAAGTCCCCGGGGTCCATGAAGAACCGCTCCCCTGCCTCCGCGGTTCCCATGCCGGACCTGAAGAACGTCCGGTCTAAAATCGGCTCCACGGACAACCTCAAGCACCAGCCCGGAGGAGGCCGG GTCCAGATTCTGGATAAGAAGGCAGACTATAGCAGTGTTCAGTCTAAGTGTGGTTCCAAGGTCAATCTCAAGCATGTCCCCGGAGGTGGCAAT GTGCAAATTCCTAATAAGAAGATGGACTTTAGCACTATTCAGTCTAAGTGTGGCTCGAAAGATAATATGAAGCATGTTCCTGGAGGTGGTAAT ATTCAAATTGTTCACAAAAAGATGGACTTGAGCAATGTTCAGGCAAAATGTGGCTCGAAGGACAACATTCGACACAAACCAG gTGGTGGCAACATTGAAATAAAGACAGAGAAGCTGGAGTTCAAAGGCCAGTCAAAGATTGGCTCTCTTGAGAACATCGGGCACGTGGCTGGAGGAGGTCAAAGGAAG ATTGAGTCACACAAGCTGACCTTCCGTGAAGAGGCCAAGGCTCGCACAGACCATGGGGCAGATATCGTCTACAAGTCCCCCACTGCCTCCATGGATGGCTCCCCCCGCCGCCTCAGCAACGTGTCCTCCTCCGGCAGCATCAACATGGCTGACTCACCCCAACTCTCCACCCTTGCCGACCAGGTGTCCGCCTCCCTTGCCAAGCAGGGCTTGTGA
- the mapta gene encoding microtubule-associated protein tau isoform X10, producing the protein MDQQQDFMNSDPSNAALHYNSGVTMAAAVADMTIKDAHQGGKDVKENGVSAVKVESQEPSEEEAAEEAVSQLAEPESAPSGEEVQLGEEGAGNAAIAAPAVVADQAKTKADAEKNAAGSEKKTPTTTPAKSRPTSTPKRPSSVTASPSKKPLASSTSRPVAKASSAGAGGTRPQVADGNAGAKPQAAGTKIPGKTPTQTVDSPKTPERSGSSTPKSPSSRAHTPGANKEVKKVAVVRTPPKSPGSMKNRSPASAVPMPDLKNVRSKIGSTDNLKHQPGGGRVQILDKKADYSSVQSKCGSKVNLKHVPGGGNVQIPNKKMDFSTIQSKCGSKDNMKHVPGGGNIQIVHKKMDLSNVQAKCGSKDNIRHKPGGGNIEIKTEKLEFKGQSKIGSLENIGHVAGGGQRKIESHKLTFREEAKARTDHGADIVYKSPTASMDGSPRRLSNVSSSGSINMADSPQLSTLADQVSASLAKQGL; encoded by the exons ATGGATCAGCAGCAGGACTTCATGAACTCCGACCCCAGCAACGCAGCCCTGCACTACAACTCTGGGGTTACCATGGCCGCTGCCGTGGCTGACATGACCATTAAAGATGCCCACCAGGGGGGCAAGGACGTCAAGGAGAATGGGGTTTCTGCAGTGAAAG TAGAGTCTCAGGAGCCCTCAGAAGAGGAGGCAGCAGAAGAAGCGGTGTCTCAGCTTGCTGAGCCCGAGAGTGCCCCCTCTGGTGAGGAGGTGCAACTGG GGGAGGAAGGAGCCGGAAATGCAGCCATCGCTGCTCCTGCTGTAGTGGCTGATCAAG CTAAAACCAAGGCTGATGCTGAGAAAAATGCTGCCGGCAGTGAAAAGAAG ACCCCCACAACCACACCTGCCAAATCTAGACCCACTTCCACCCCAAAAAGACCCTCCTCAGTCACTGCGAGCCCCTCGAAAAAACCCCTGGCCTCCTCCACTAGCAGGCCCGTCGCTAAAGCCAGCAGTGCAGGAGCCGGTGGGACCAGGCCACAG GTGGCTGATGGGAATGCTGGAGCCAAACCTCAAGCTGCAGGGACCAAAATTCCTGGCAAGACCCCGACTCAGACTG tagatTCCCCCAAGACCCCAGAACGCAGTGGATCCAGCACCCCAAAATCACCCTCCAGCCGTGCCCACACCCCTGGAGCCAACAAGGAGGTGAAGAAGGTTGCTGTGGTTCGCACTCCTCCCAAGTCCCCGGGGTCCATGAAGAACCGCTCCCCTGCCTCCGCGGTTCCCATGCCGGACCTGAAGAACGTCCGGTCTAAAATCGGCTCCACGGACAACCTCAAGCACCAGCCCGGAGGAGGCCGG GTCCAGATTCTGGATAAGAAGGCAGACTATAGCAGTGTTCAGTCTAAGTGTGGTTCCAAGGTCAATCTCAAGCATGTCCCCGGAGGTGGCAAT GTGCAAATTCCTAATAAGAAGATGGACTTTAGCACTATTCAGTCTAAGTGTGGCTCGAAAGATAATATGAAGCATGTTCCTGGAGGTGGTAAT ATTCAAATTGTTCACAAAAAGATGGACTTGAGCAATGTTCAGGCAAAATGTGGCTCGAAGGACAACATTCGACACAAACCAG gTGGTGGCAACATTGAAATAAAGACAGAGAAGCTGGAGTTCAAAGGCCAGTCAAAGATTGGCTCTCTTGAGAACATCGGGCACGTGGCTGGAGGAGGTCAAAGGAAG ATTGAGTCACACAAGCTGACCTTCCGTGAAGAGGCCAAGGCTCGCACAGACCATGGGGCAGATATCGTCTACAAGTCCCCCACTGCCTCCATGGATGGCTCCCCCCGCCGCCTCAGCAACGTGTCCTCCTCCGGCAGCATCAACATGGCTGACTCACCCCAACTCTCCACCCTTGCCGACCAGGTGTCCGCCTCCCTTGCCAAGCAGGGCTTGTGA
- the mapta gene encoding uncharacterized protein mapta isoform X7: protein MDQQQDFMNSDPSNAALHYNSGVTMAAAVADMTIKDAHQGGKDVKENGVSAVKVESQEPSEEEAAEEAVSQLAEPESAPSGEEVQLGEEGAGNAAIAAPAVVADQEEFPGMSLNLAGTAPIGSCTSVKDGSDSEQARASLTSPGDLKHVGMNGSVPFSPREFSSDAYRRQSEDSDRISQSPGQVQSKNRVLSFDYTEPQRPTGQDGLSGELSGPDESPSGSRSPEPRLADPWSPTSPTVVPKGASQASLSPERQPDSPVASEAQKDPGDTESFSELANVAPSKADEYLDTSDEDLKAAVKATDESAGGDNVLSYQEQGSIFPPEKTQQKPLSKIAAPPVSNTKSQKPPQKDASIDRKSNVPVPQTKAKTKADAEKNAAGSEKKTPTTTPAKSRPTSTPKRPSSVTASPSKKPLASSTSRPVAKASSAGAGGTRPQVADGNAGAKPQAAGTKIPGKTPTQTVDSPKTPERSGSSTPKSPSSRAHTPGANKEVKKVAVVRTPPKSPGSMKNRSPASAVPMPDLKNVRSKIGSTDNLKHQPGGGRVQILDKKADYSSVQSKCGSKVNLKHVPGGGNVQIPNKKMDFSTIQSKCGSKDNMKHVPGGGNIQIVHKKMDLSNVQAKCGSKDNIRHKPGGGNIEIKTEKLEFKGQSKIGSLENIGHVAGGGQRKIESHKLTFREEAKARTDHGADIVYKSPTASMDGSPRRLSNVSSSGSINMADSPQLSTLADQVSASLAKQGL from the exons ATGGATCAGCAGCAGGACTTCATGAACTCCGACCCCAGCAACGCAGCCCTGCACTACAACTCTGGGGTTACCATGGCCGCTGCCGTGGCTGACATGACCATTAAAGATGCCCACCAGGGGGGCAAGGACGTCAAGGAGAATGGGGTTTCTGCAGTGAAAG TAGAGTCTCAGGAGCCCTCAGAAGAGGAGGCAGCAGAAGAAGCGGTGTCTCAGCTTGCTGAGCCCGAGAGTGCCCCCTCTGGTGAGGAGGTGCAACTGG GGGAGGAAGGAGCCGGAAATGCAGCCATCGCTGCTCCTGCTGTAGTGGCTGATCAAG AGGAGTTCCCAGGAATGAGCCTGAACCTCGCAGGAACCGCGCCGATTGGCAGCTGCACTTCCGTCAAGGATGGGAGTGACTCTGAGCAAGCCCGTGCCTCCCTTACAAGCCCTGGGGACCTGAAACATGTGGGAATGAATGGGTCTGTGCCATTTTCTCCAAGGGAATTCTCCTCAGATGCGTATAGGAGGCAGTCAGAAGACTCGGATAGAATTTCCCAGAGCCCTGGCCAGGTGCAAA GCAAGAATCGCGTACTGTCTTTCGATTACACCGAACCTCAGCGCCCAACCGGCCAGGATGGGCTCAGTGGAGAACTGAGCGGCCCTGATGAGTCGCCATCCGGAAGCAGAAGCCCGGAGCCACGCCTTGCCGACCCTTGGTCTCCCACCTCCCCTACTGTGGTACCAAAGGGGGCAAGTCAAGCATCTCTGAGTCCTGAGCGACAACCTGACAGTCCTGTGGCAAGCGAGGCCCAGAAAGACCCTGGAGACACAGAGAGCTTTTCGGAACTAGCAAATGTGGCTCCTTCAAAGGCAGATGAATACCTGGACACGTCGGACGAAGATCTCAAGGCAGCTGTGAAAGCCACAGATGAGTCTGCAGGCGGCGACAATGTCTTGTCATACCAGGAACAGGGATCTATATTCCCCCCTGAGAAGACCCAACAGAAACCTCTGTCCAAGATTGCTGCCCCTCCTGTTTCTAACACCAAATCTCAGAAACCCCCCCAAAAAGATGCTTCCATAGACAGAAAATCAAATGTTCCAGTCCCTCAAACCAAAG CTAAAACCAAGGCTGATGCTGAGAAAAATGCTGCCGGCAGTGAAAAGAAG ACCCCCACAACCACACCTGCCAAATCTAGACCCACTTCCACCCCAAAAAGACCCTCCTCAGTCACTGCGAGCCCCTCGAAAAAACCCCTGGCCTCCTCCACTAGCAGGCCCGTCGCTAAAGCCAGCAGTGCAGGAGCCGGTGGGACCAGGCCACAG GTGGCTGATGGGAATGCTGGAGCCAAACCTCAAGCTGCAGGGACCAAAATTCCTGGCAAGACCCCGACTCAGACTG tagatTCCCCCAAGACCCCAGAACGCAGTGGATCCAGCACCCCAAAATCACCCTCCAGCCGTGCCCACACCCCTGGAGCCAACAAGGAGGTGAAGAAGGTTGCTGTGGTTCGCACTCCTCCCAAGTCCCCGGGGTCCATGAAGAACCGCTCCCCTGCCTCCGCGGTTCCCATGCCGGACCTGAAGAACGTCCGGTCTAAAATCGGCTCCACGGACAACCTCAAGCACCAGCCCGGAGGAGGCCGG GTCCAGATTCTGGATAAGAAGGCAGACTATAGCAGTGTTCAGTCTAAGTGTGGTTCCAAGGTCAATCTCAAGCATGTCCCCGGAGGTGGCAAT GTGCAAATTCCTAATAAGAAGATGGACTTTAGCACTATTCAGTCTAAGTGTGGCTCGAAAGATAATATGAAGCATGTTCCTGGAGGTGGTAAT ATTCAAATTGTTCACAAAAAGATGGACTTGAGCAATGTTCAGGCAAAATGTGGCTCGAAGGACAACATTCGACACAAACCAG gTGGTGGCAACATTGAAATAAAGACAGAGAAGCTGGAGTTCAAAGGCCAGTCAAAGATTGGCTCTCTTGAGAACATCGGGCACGTGGCTGGAGGAGGTCAAAGGAAG ATTGAGTCACACAAGCTGACCTTCCGTGAAGAGGCCAAGGCTCGCACAGACCATGGGGCAGATATCGTCTACAAGTCCCCCACTGCCTCCATGGATGGCTCCCCCCGCCGCCTCAGCAACGTGTCCTCCTCCGGCAGCATCAACATGGCTGACTCACCCCAACTCTCCACCCTTGCCGACCAGGTGTCCGCCTCCCTTGCCAAGCAGGGCTTGTGA
- the mapta gene encoding microtubule-associated protein tau isoform X11 translates to MDQQQDFMNSDPSNAALHYNSGVTMAAAVADMTIKDAHQGGKDVKENGVSAVKVESQEPSEEEAAEEAVSQLAEPESAPSGEEGAGNAAIAAPAVVADQAKTKADAEKNAAGSEKKTPTTTPAKSRPTSTPKRPSSVTASPSKKPLASSTSRPVAKASSAGAGGTRPQVADGNAGAKPQAAGTKIPGKTPTQTVDSPKTPERSGSSTPKSPSSRAHTPGANKEVKKVAVVRTPPKSPGSMKNRSPASAVPMPDLKNVRSKIGSTDNLKHQPGGGRVQILDKKADYSSVQSKCGSKVNLKHVPGGGNVQIPNKKMDFSTIQSKCGSKDNMKHVPGGGNIQIVHKKMDLSNVQAKCGSKDNIRHKPGGGNIEIKTEKLEFKGQSKIGSLENIGHVAGGGQRKIESHKLTFREEAKARTDHGADIVYKSPTASMDGSPRRLSNVSSSGSINMADSPQLSTLADQVSASLAKQGL, encoded by the exons ATGGATCAGCAGCAGGACTTCATGAACTCCGACCCCAGCAACGCAGCCCTGCACTACAACTCTGGGGTTACCATGGCCGCTGCCGTGGCTGACATGACCATTAAAGATGCCCACCAGGGGGGCAAGGACGTCAAGGAGAATGGGGTTTCTGCAGTGAAAG TAGAGTCTCAGGAGCCCTCAGAAGAGGAGGCAGCAGAAGAAGCGGTGTCTCAGCTTGCTGAGCCCGAGAGTGCCCCCTCTG GGGAGGAAGGAGCCGGAAATGCAGCCATCGCTGCTCCTGCTGTAGTGGCTGATCAAG CTAAAACCAAGGCTGATGCTGAGAAAAATGCTGCCGGCAGTGAAAAGAAG ACCCCCACAACCACACCTGCCAAATCTAGACCCACTTCCACCCCAAAAAGACCCTCCTCAGTCACTGCGAGCCCCTCGAAAAAACCCCTGGCCTCCTCCACTAGCAGGCCCGTCGCTAAAGCCAGCAGTGCAGGAGCCGGTGGGACCAGGCCACAG GTGGCTGATGGGAATGCTGGAGCCAAACCTCAAGCTGCAGGGACCAAAATTCCTGGCAAGACCCCGACTCAGACTG tagatTCCCCCAAGACCCCAGAACGCAGTGGATCCAGCACCCCAAAATCACCCTCCAGCCGTGCCCACACCCCTGGAGCCAACAAGGAGGTGAAGAAGGTTGCTGTGGTTCGCACTCCTCCCAAGTCCCCGGGGTCCATGAAGAACCGCTCCCCTGCCTCCGCGGTTCCCATGCCGGACCTGAAGAACGTCCGGTCTAAAATCGGCTCCACGGACAACCTCAAGCACCAGCCCGGAGGAGGCCGG GTCCAGATTCTGGATAAGAAGGCAGACTATAGCAGTGTTCAGTCTAAGTGTGGTTCCAAGGTCAATCTCAAGCATGTCCCCGGAGGTGGCAAT GTGCAAATTCCTAATAAGAAGATGGACTTTAGCACTATTCAGTCTAAGTGTGGCTCGAAAGATAATATGAAGCATGTTCCTGGAGGTGGTAAT ATTCAAATTGTTCACAAAAAGATGGACTTGAGCAATGTTCAGGCAAAATGTGGCTCGAAGGACAACATTCGACACAAACCAG gTGGTGGCAACATTGAAATAAAGACAGAGAAGCTGGAGTTCAAAGGCCAGTCAAAGATTGGCTCTCTTGAGAACATCGGGCACGTGGCTGGAGGAGGTCAAAGGAAG ATTGAGTCACACAAGCTGACCTTCCGTGAAGAGGCCAAGGCTCGCACAGACCATGGGGCAGATATCGTCTACAAGTCCCCCACTGCCTCCATGGATGGCTCCCCCCGCCGCCTCAGCAACGTGTCCTCCTCCGGCAGCATCAACATGGCTGACTCACCCCAACTCTCCACCCTTGCCGACCAGGTGTCCGCCTCCCTTGCCAAGCAGGGCTTGTGA
- the mapta gene encoding uncharacterized protein mapta isoform X9 gives MDQQQDFMNSDPSNAALHYNSGVTMAAAVADMTIKDAHQGGKDVKENGVSAVKVESQEPSEEEAAEEAVSQLAEPESAPSGEEVQLGEEGAGNAAIAAPAVVADQEEFPGMSLNLAGTAPIGSCTSVKDGSDSEQARASLTSPGDLKHVGMNGSVPFSPREFSSDAYRRQSEDSDRISQSPGQVQSELGVSLIRSVVVADLSSLGVGCMDDKDGHPAANLSPFLEGKNRVLSFDYTEPQRPTGQDGLSGELSGPDESPSGSRSPEPRLADPWSPTSPTVVPKGASQASLSPERQPDSPVASEAQKDPGDTESFSELANVAPSKADEYLDTSDEDLKAAVKATDESAGGDNVLSYQEQGSIFPPEKTQQKPLSKIAAPPVSNTKSQKPPQKDASIDRKSNVPVPQTKAKTKADAEKNAAGSEKKVADGNAGAKPQAAGTKIPGKTPTQTDSPKTPERSGSSTPKSPSSRAHTPGANKEVKKVAVVRTPPKSPGSMKNRSPASAVPMPDLKNVRSKIGSTDNLKHQPGGGRVQILDKKADYSSVQSKCGSKVNLKHVPGGGNVQIPNKKMDFSTIQSKCGSKDNMKHVPGGGNIQIVHKKMDLSNVQAKCGSKDNIRHKPGGGNIEIKTEKLEFKGQSKIGSLENIGHVAGGGQRKIESHKLTFREEAKARTDHGADIVYKSPTASMDGSPRRLSNVSSSGSINMADSPQLSTLADQVSASLAKQGL, from the exons ATGGATCAGCAGCAGGACTTCATGAACTCCGACCCCAGCAACGCAGCCCTGCACTACAACTCTGGGGTTACCATGGCCGCTGCCGTGGCTGACATGACCATTAAAGATGCCCACCAGGGGGGCAAGGACGTCAAGGAGAATGGGGTTTCTGCAGTGAAAG TAGAGTCTCAGGAGCCCTCAGAAGAGGAGGCAGCAGAAGAAGCGGTGTCTCAGCTTGCTGAGCCCGAGAGTGCCCCCTCTGGTGAGGAGGTGCAACTGG GGGAGGAAGGAGCCGGAAATGCAGCCATCGCTGCTCCTGCTGTAGTGGCTGATCAAG AGGAGTTCCCAGGAATGAGCCTGAACCTCGCAGGAACCGCGCCGATTGGCAGCTGCACTTCCGTCAAGGATGGGAGTGACTCTGAGCAAGCCCGTGCCTCCCTTACAAGCCCTGGGGACCTGAAACATGTGGGAATGAATGGGTCTGTGCCATTTTCTCCAAGGGAATTCTCCTCAGATGCGTATAGGAGGCAGTCAGAAGACTCGGATAGAATTTCCCAGAGCCCTGGCCAGGTGCAAAGTGAGTTGGGGGTGTCGCTGATCCGCAGCGTTGTGGTAGCAGATCTCTCATCCTTGGGAGTGGGCTGCATGGACGACAAAGATGGACACCCTGCAGCTAACCTCTCTCCGTTCCTTGAAGGCAAGAATCGCGTACTGTCTTTCGATTACACCGAACCTCAGCGCCCAACCGGCCAGGATGGGCTCAGTGGAGAACTGAGCGGCCCTGATGAGTCGCCATCCGGAAGCAGAAGCCCGGAGCCACGCCTTGCCGACCCTTGGTCTCCCACCTCCCCTACTGTGGTACCAAAGGGGGCAAGTCAAGCATCTCTGAGTCCTGAGCGACAACCTGACAGTCCTGTGGCAAGCGAGGCCCAGAAAGACCCTGGAGACACAGAGAGCTTTTCGGAACTAGCAAATGTGGCTCCTTCAAAGGCAGATGAATACCTGGACACGTCGGACGAAGATCTCAAGGCAGCTGTGAAAGCCACAGATGAGTCTGCAGGCGGCGACAATGTCTTGTCATACCAGGAACAGGGATCTATATTCCCCCCTGAGAAGACCCAACAGAAACCTCTGTCCAAGATTGCTGCCCCTCCTGTTTCTAACACCAAATCTCAGAAACCCCCCCAAAAAGATGCTTCCATAGACAGAAAATCAAATGTTCCAGTCCCTCAAACCAAAG CTAAAACCAAGGCTGATGCTGAGAAAAATGCTGCCGGCAGTGAAAAGAAG GTGGCTGATGGGAATGCTGGAGCCAAACCTCAAGCTGCAGGGACCAAAATTCCTGGCAAGACCCCGACTCAGACTG atTCCCCCAAGACCCCAGAACGCAGTGGATCCAGCACCCCAAAATCACCCTCCAGCCGTGCCCACACCCCTGGAGCCAACAAGGAGGTGAAGAAGGTTGCTGTGGTTCGCACTCCTCCCAAGTCCCCGGGGTCCATGAAGAACCGCTCCCCTGCCTCCGCGGTTCCCATGCCGGACCTGAAGAACGTCCGGTCTAAAATCGGCTCCACGGACAACCTCAAGCACCAGCCCGGAGGAGGCCGG GTCCAGATTCTGGATAAGAAGGCAGACTATAGCAGTGTTCAGTCTAAGTGTGGTTCCAAGGTCAATCTCAAGCATGTCCCCGGAGGTGGCAAT GTGCAAATTCCTAATAAGAAGATGGACTTTAGCACTATTCAGTCTAAGTGTGGCTCGAAAGATAATATGAAGCATGTTCCTGGAGGTGGTAAT ATTCAAATTGTTCACAAAAAGATGGACTTGAGCAATGTTCAGGCAAAATGTGGCTCGAAGGACAACATTCGACACAAACCAG gTGGTGGCAACATTGAAATAAAGACAGAGAAGCTGGAGTTCAAAGGCCAGTCAAAGATTGGCTCTCTTGAGAACATCGGGCACGTGGCTGGAGGAGGTCAAAGGAAG ATTGAGTCACACAAGCTGACCTTCCGTGAAGAGGCCAAGGCTCGCACAGACCATGGGGCAGATATCGTCTACAAGTCCCCCACTGCCTCCATGGATGGCTCCCCCCGCCGCCTCAGCAACGTGTCCTCCTCCGGCAGCATCAACATGGCTGACTCACCCCAACTCTCCACCCTTGCCGACCAGGTGTCCGCCTCCCTTGCCAAGCAGGGCTTGTGA